In Lewinella sp. 4G2, the sequence GGGTAGTACTTAGTCGGGTAGGCTGAGCACTACCCACTACCCGACTAATCACTACTCCGGCTTCCGGTAAATCTTAGATTTCATCAAGCCCCACTTATTCAAGCGGTGCTGTACGGATACCGCCAGCACGCCCAAACCGTACTTGGAGCTACGTACGAAGTTGATCGAACTCGCCTCGTCAAAGTACTTCGTCGGGCAGGTCACCTCGGCGATGTCGTAGCCATGGTAGATGATCTGGCTGAGCATTTCGTTGTCGAACACAAAGTCATCATCGTTAGCGTTGAAGTCGATCCCTTCCAGTACTTCGCGGCTGAATGCCCGGTACCCGGTGTGGTACTCACTCAGTTTGTAGTTGACGAGGAAGTTCTGCGTGGCCGTCAGGAAGCGGTTGGCTACGTATTTGTAGAGGGGCATGCCGCCCTTCAACGCGCCCTTTCCGAGGATGCGGCTGGCCAGTACGACGGGGTACAATCCTTCGCCGATCACGTTACACATCGTCGGGATGAGCAGCGGCGTGTACTGGTAATCCGGGTGCACCATGATCACGATGTCAGCACCAATTTCAAGGGCCTTGTTGTACAGCGATTTCTGGTTACCACCGTACCCCTTGTTACGTGGGTG encodes:
- a CDS encoding glycosyltransferase family 2 protein, with translation MYKDKKVVVVMPAYNAALTLEKTYNEVPRDLVDEVILCDDASKDETSALARKLGVDHVITHPRNKGYGGNQKSLYNKALEIGADIVIMVHPDYQYTPLLIPTMCNVIGEGLYPVVLASRILGKGALKGGMPLYKYVANRFLTATQNFLVNYKLSEYHTGYRAFSREVLEGIDFNANDDDFVFDNEMLSQIIYHGYDIAEVTCPTKYFDEASSINFVRSSKYGLGVLAVSVQHRLNKWGLMKSKIYRKPE